aaatttaaatatttcttcacACAGTCATGAGAGTTTCCATTTCTTCACTTTGTtccaaatgaaagaaaggtaACGTAggtttttttaagattttttcTTAATGTAAGGTGCATGAGTATATCCACATCGAAAAAAGTTGACATTCATTAATAACAAGTTATCTAGCATTCGTTCATTTTGCCGCACTGGAATCTGTGTCTTTATAGATCGGTTACAAATCGCCGATGGTTTGATCTCAGCAACATACGATAGCTTCAAAATACCTGAGCCATGCAAACATTTTTCGAACAGAGGCAACAATTTCCACCGATTGTTAGATGCCCTGCAGACGGAGAGAAAGGGTCACGAATAACGTACGCATCTTCCAGTAACCTGCAGCTcgtgaagagaaaacaaaaaaaaacatcacacATGTAACAGCTCCCATAACTGTTTATTGCGCAACTTGTAAATGATCATTGGTGAGACGTCGAAATACTTACATTACAGACTTAGAACACGGAGGTTTCTTCCCAAAATACTCATAGTGGCATTCAAAAGCACAGCTAGagcatgaaaatattggtttgtcagacaagGACTTTTCCGTCAATTCAGCCGCCATCTTTGACCAACCTTGTACCCAGGGCCTGCCTTCCGTGATGTGTAAGCCCAGATCCTTCGCAAAAATACCGACGACCGTGCGTAGAAGACAACACATACTTCGTCGTAAATATTGCTTCTGTTACTACGACTACAActtctactactactactactactactactactactactactacgactaataataataataataataataataataataataataataataataataataataataataataataataataataataattttctttttttttaacaataataattttctttttttttttttcaaaggcaaaatcTATCAGAGTCAACATTTTTCCGAAAGGTTCTCTATTCGCATAAAATACAGGCAGCAATGTCACATCAAAGAAaacatataaatataaaaaatggATAATCCTGTAGGCTGAAAcctatttacaataataataataataataatagcaataataacaattataataacgacaacaataataatagtaagagGAAGAAGAACCTTAACCACAACACTATTAGTTTAAATGAGCTAACATAAGGCCCTAATTAAAGGGTGGTGAAAGAGGACCTGGGAAAACTATGAAACACTGTTATTAGCACCAAAAACTTAAGAACTCCAGATAGCTGAACATGCTAAGCGGAAAGGTGTCTTGACTAATGTGCCCGTCTTGCGATTGATAGAACAATAAGAAAGCTAGAAGACAAAAAGTGGTCACAGAAGCGCAGACAATCGAACGAACCAATCATAATGCAAAGCGAACACTTGAGGCCAGtgcaaagcgcgggaaaagataTCCAGTTGATTGACGTCGTTGTGACGATGACGCATGACTTAACACCTATTATAAAGTGAGGCAATTAATAACGAAAGAAGCAGTAAAATTATACTCGAGAATTACTCTTTTATTGCGATAACGGGAAATATATTGATGTGtacaagcaaagaaaagtttttttacATATCGAACGCGGACGTCGAATAGATATGAAATTGCTGTGGCTAAGAGATGACCTTTCCCGTTTTTCTGATGAATATATAGTTCTTCAATTGATTGAAAAGCTAGGTAACTCAGCGCAACTTCAGCCTCGTTATCATTCAGAGGTCAAGTAACTAAGTCCATTAGAAACTTTCGCTGCATGACTGTTCATCGCCGTTTTTGGATTCATTTTCTTCGGTCTCGTCctggaaaggaaaaagaataACACCCATCAGATGGAAGCGACATTGGTGATCTAAATGAGAAGTAGAAAATCGTTTCAAATTTATACCAATATTTGTGGAAGCCGAgagctctttctttttttacaccGATGTCTTAGTCGACTTCTGAGTTCCCGAGGGACATCCCGAGGGTTTAAATTCCTAAGGGTACGTAATTCCATATAAGACCATACATGGCCATGCAGCTACTTGCCCCAGCGATCTTTTAACGCTCCACGCCTCTACGCGTCGTTTACGCTCGACCACTAAGGGCTTCCTTCTTATCCCTACTTCTAATTCTTAAAATGATCATGCTTTTTCCTTCTGCGCAGCTAAGCTTTGAAAGGCATTTCCACGCGACACATTTcgcaaataagaaaatggtttgaacccaggagtgacataccttgattgaaaaagatcatctgggagTCCtgaggactgttgttagtgactgacgttagtgacttgactctgaagatggcttccgcacaggttgtcgaaacgtcagtcactaacaacagtccttctcaggactccaatcacatTTCGTAAGTTAAAAAATCTTCCCTCGAGACATATTCGTTTCAAGaaatagagtgtgttcgctcatgtgaccagaagccatatttgcatactgaaacaaaaggatggatttgcataaaaatagagtttaatccccccaaaaatatttcactcctccaagatggccgccgtttcgaacatggccgccgtgacgtcatgtgaacacactctataatatgtatttttttcttaatttttctgtTCACTTCTCgttcgtcgtcgtcgtcgtcttcgtagtcgtcgtcgtcgtggtggtggtggtggtgatGGTACAGGTGGCAGTAACATTGTCAACATTAGGGagttaagaagctacgacggcaacagcaaggaaaacgtcacattaaaattgaactttgcgttaagctaagtcttttgcgattattccatgttgatcacgtcgtacaaaataggcgaatgGTTTTcttgtaaaggcaaagaatgaaagatttactgctgcgagctcccgttgtcgtcagaacctcaaatatgaaaatttcaggtCGTCGTTCGGTAGACtacagggagcttaagcaaccacgacgacgacgacaacaaaaaccccacaaatttgcatatttgacaatgaaaaacagtatttttgcacgctttgcacgtgcatttttcatcttttgacattttgaagacgttctcgttctttctacgacgtgaaatgacctgttttgcagttgtgtggacgacgtgagcatatgatgacaaatgttcaattttgtcctcttatgtcccaagcgctggttccaatttaattccaggatagttagaaaacatttttcaagcataatgagtttgaataattgaaaaatgattgcagaaacgcgaagtcatattttcagatgacgttctcacttccgtcgacgtcgtgtttgcttaagctcccttacgtcaaaacattgcaccaaaaagcgtgcctcacgtgcagcacgatcatttttcttcattcaaccaatgaaatcattgatttgtggcgttgtcgttgacgtcgtcaaatcttaaactccctattatcaTCTCGAGAGTTGGAGCTCGAGGTGCCTTTACCTCCTCGTCATCGTCTTCCTCCATTTCTTCGGCTTCCTCATCTTGTTCTTTGTCGTCTTCAGTTGCGTTTGATTGTTGTGAGGATATTACCTCACCGTGAATGTCcctgtttttcaagtttcccAGCCAAAACGCCTCGTGACACTTGTTCAAGGCCAACATTGCctaaaatgagaaataaaaagCAGGCAAAGTGAGCCATTGGTCGTTAACGACGTTggagggtggcaaaggggggatcgtgatcccgtttcacgcacaaattttaacaaaattcacgcgtcacgttttgaatCAGTCATTGTCGGAGAAACCTCAGGGAAACGAAGTTTTCACGACCAAACGCCAATAATTCACGAATCATGCAtacctcatgaaataaatcacgcgtcacatgcattcaggtattcacgaatcacgtttctttttaagtaactttcacgcgtcacgttcaagttttagcccttatcacgcgtcacgcataaaccctttgccaccctcacGTTGGTGAATTCAATTCCACCGCTTTTCTTAATAGCCGCAATCCTTCTCAACAAGCTAGTGTTTGGAAAGATTACAGTTCACGAAGCAATAAGGCGGACAACCAGGCAGTTTGACGCTGTTTTGGTTTATAAGACTGTGGGTCTTGAATCACAACTTTTCAAGTTGCATTCCTTTTAGAACACAGAAGCTTCAAAACTATATCAAAGTGTGGACTTCATCAGTTCAGCCTGGGCAGTGGGAGGGAATCGCaagaatttttaaattcttcaAAGAATCGCACACAAATATCATATCCCACacaaattacaaagaaaatctCTCATAGTGGtgagaaataattttgttgttctCAAGAGGTGGTAAACTACCAAATCAAGAACAACAACTTTTGGTGACAGAGCATTCTCTGTATGTGCTCCAAAGTTATGGAACAATTTACCAACTGACGTTAAATCTTCACCATCGATAGacatttttaagaaaacattaaaaacatatctttgtagtaactaatttttttttttgacttcATGAGTTTTGCagtatattatttttcaattatttactaatacatgtaaatataattgttttatttattttatttatcatttttatatattgtaaaagcattgagatttttaaatgcgtttaagaattaaattattagtattattattattaaactgaTCGAAGCCTGGTCGTTGAAAGACACTTTCTCGTCACCACCAAGTTAATCCAGCATACCTTGACTCTGAAGACAAATGTCTCCAGACACTTCTTTACAGCTGGCACGTGATTAGTAAGGGACAGATCCTTGGTCACCTAAGTATTAAACAAGACGGTATAGTACCAGTGATATAGAAGGGAGACTCAGATAACAACATAGAGTTTAAGCAGCACAATGGATACGGCAGATGAAACGTcactaaaaaataaacatttgcgccgtggtgactattttgaaattattccTTCTCGCATTCCATACTGTTGACAAACTACGCTAAAAATGGACTGGTAGGAGCGCCGTGTAAtaaaatatagagaatgaaactATTACTCTTGTGTGTTCaggttgtcgttaaaacctcgAAGTTAGAAATTTAACGTTGTGTTTTAGCAGGCGACTACAAAATTGCTACCGAAGTGCGTGCCAAAATGcaacacgattatttttcctcatttaactAATCACATCATtgttttgtggcgttgtcgctgcacgtgcagcacgaatCTTTTTTCTCATTCCACCAATCAGCtgattgatttgtggcgttgttgttgcacgtgcagcacgattatttttccacatccaaccaatcacatcattgatttgtggcacTGTcgttgcacgtgcagcacgattatttttctaatctgtgtcatttttatttgagTAAAGTAAAATCTATCGATCTATCTAGCCAGCTAAACATCCAGATCACTAAAATGGTAGATCAAGATGAACGTTGAAGGAGTTAAGATGGAAAATACCGACCTTGCTGTGACCACAGAAATGTTGAAGAGATCTCGTGCTTTGTTGCAGGTTCTTCAGTAATCCATGAATATCATCCTTTTTGtagaaatcaaaacaaaaacaacagctgTTACaatacaacaataacaacaatcgAAGTAAAACACTTGAATGACTGTAGATCCTTGTAGTTATGGACAATTTATGAcgttgataatgatgatgagtGATAACTCAGCTTCTTTATTTTGAGGGGAAAAAAGAGCCAGTTTTACCATTGTGAAAAAGATCCTGTTACCTTCACCAGGAGAGGATTAATCATCTTTACAAGTTAAAAAGGAGGAAAAAGGttaccaaaaaagctttttgaCAAGATTGTCGTGTGGAAAATCGACGATATAGTTTTGCAGAGGAGAGTTTTCAACCATGCACAGAAAGGACTCAGCAACGCTTAGCTTTGGAGGCAGGCTGCTCCACGGAAGGGTTTCGCAGCAGATAGCATACCTTTTCAAACAGTTCTTTTGAGGCTTGGAAAAGTCGAATTTCCTTTGATCTCGTAGATCAATTAAACCTGATAAAAGTGTCGTTGACACTAGCTAACATGATATTGACCACAAAGATCGCAGCAGAGAGAACGCGGTTTTTCAACTAAATCCTAATTTCTATGCTAAACGAACAGGATAAAAGCAGgattggaaaatgaaaaaacttaaaacaagCTACCTTGTGCGTTCGAAACATGAAATCCAGCGTCGGCATTCCCAGCTTCAAGAATATTTCCACGAAAAGACGCCCATACTGAGACGAGAGAAACAGAAGAGACCAATTCCCAGTGCCCCTCAATCGCTCTTTCAAAGTGAGTCAAAGTGGTGCATTTTTGTAATAGTAATTAGTTATAatttcaacatgaatgaaaactgatattcataacaaagacttcgcatgTCGACTCACTTTGAAGTAGAGGCGGAAGTAAACCTcaaaaatggcctattgtattcgctcatgtgaccagaagccatatttgcataatgaaacaaaaggagggttttccttaaggacgttcgcgctaattgtttgtgcgcaacgttgctgcgcaggtaacgcgactgtaatgtcacgcatcacttcACGTATTAGTTACGATTGACTGGTCCggaagataaacatggcgtcgaaaacgccggggaaaaaaatcacatcgattttactcctttggatcatcggtgacccctattttttttatcatgaatcacttactctacttactatctacaaaatatgataaaatgaaaaatatctcaccgtaagaagtttttttttttttttaattttctttcctcgtgccatcgaattccggtagtggttgtaattgatagagcttacgaaaacgctcgtcgaggatgaactctgctgtttacgacatccctagcggcatgaaattatcttaaaattcCACCCCTAAAAACCTAGGCATGGAAACCTCCACTCtaacggtttatttttaggattttcgatggattagcagaggaggctACGTCTCCttattatgaccgatttatcgaaattaaggcatttttccactgccattttctccaaaacaaagtcggtgacccccaatttttttttccatttttggactaagtactttatgaactaactctaggggagaaatgaagaaaatctca
This portion of the Acropora palmata chromosome 13, jaAcrPala1.3, whole genome shotgun sequence genome encodes:
- the LOC141862980 gene encoding cysteine-rich DPF motif domain-containing protein 1-like, with protein sequence MCCLLRTVVGIFAKDLGLHITEGRPWVQGWSKMAAELTEKSLSDKPIFSCSSCAFECHYEYFGKKPPCSKSVMLLEDAYVIRDPFSPSAGHLTIGGNCCLCSKNVCMAQTCSIFYTKRFCISCVEKNIGEFPFEIQREITQHNLSSN